From the Zavarzinia compransoris genome, the window CGATGCGAACGTTCTTGGCCTGGACGCTGAGGGTGACAATTTGACCGGTGAACTCGTTGGAGCCGGACTTCTTGAAGGTGCCGATGGTCGCCATGATAGTTCTCCTTGCACTCTGTTCCGAGCCCGCACCATTGCGGCCTCGATGGCGATCGACAGGCCGGAGGCGATCGACGCGGCACCTGCTCGCAGGCCGAAGCGGAGCGGAGGATGGCAGCCAGGCAACTTTCTTGTTTCGCGAGGAATGACGGCGCAGCCGGCAGGGGAAGAAAGGCGATCGGCGCCATTGCCGCATAGGCGATCGAGGCGTAGCCGACCTTCGGCCAGATCAGCCCATTGAAGAGGCCGTTTGGAGCGGTCGACCAGACAGAGACCGAGCAACGGAGAACGTGGCGACCTCGCTGCAACCGTCGAGATCACAGGAACGATTCACGCGATCGATGACCCGCTCGGCGTGCAGGCCGCGGCGCGCATCAGTCGTGAGTCGCCATTCCACGATCCAGGCCAACGTGGCGTGAGCGTTTCAGTCTCCGAAGCAATTGCCACGGAAATAAGCGCCACAATGCCGGGTCTGATCAGCGCCATAGCGATGGCAAGATATGTTCCGTTCACTCGGTCCGCTCCGGCGACTAGGCACGCTCCGCAGCTCTACGGTGTCAGCCGTGCGCGACGTTCCCGGCGGCTGGTCCGGGCGCAGCCATGGCCGTAACCCGCACGAACGCCGTGACGCCGACAGCAATCGCACCAACGACGGAAAAGACGATCTGCCAAGTGTCGGACGGCATGGTGTGCTTCACGATGCCATGGGTGGCGTGATAGCCGGCGAGCGCAGCGGGCGCGACGAAGGCGACTGCGATCGCGAACCGTAGCCACAGGGGTCGCACAAAGGCGAGCAGGAACTGGCCGATGCCGAACGTCAGTGCGGCGGTGACAAGGCCGATGACGATGGCGCCAGCCCACCCGGCGCCAGTCTGATAGGCCCATACGCCGACGGTAACGCCTGCAAAGAGCGGCAGCGCGAACACGGCGAGCGTGAACAAGAGCCAGCAGAGCGTGCCGATGGCCGCGATGCTGGCGAGGATGCCGATGAAGATCATGGCGAAGGTCTCCCGTGAGAAAATGTCTGACGGTCGCGCCTTCCACCACCACCACGGCGCAAACCAACTATAGTCTAACTTGTGCAGTCGCGGGAGCGGGAATCAGGCATGATTTCCGGTGCTATGCGTTGCCAAGCTGGTAGAGGGACGACTTCCAGTTCCCCAGCGCGGGACTCAATCCGGGGCACACCGCGCAGGGGCGATAAGGGGAGAATGGCGGTGGAGCGTGGCTGGCGGATTCTTCATACCTGACGGTAACGAGGCGCTTCGGGACGACATCCCGGCCGTGGTGGAATTAATCGAGCGCACGGCGCGGTGGGTCCATCCGGACACCTTCCGTGCCTTGCCGATTTGGGCTCCGCACACCGCGCGGGGGCGGCCGCTCTACGACGCGGGATGGACGCGCCGATACACGAATACGCGCAAGGCGACTGGCGTCACGGGCGAGAAGTTCGAAGGCAATGTTGCCGCGCTTAACGCGCTGGTCGCGGCCCTCGACGTCGCGTCGCCCAAGCCGAAGAATTGGACTGTGTGCCATATCTGGGGTTACGACGATCCGTCCTTCGCGCAACGGAGCAACGTCGTCCAGGATCCTCGCTACTTCTCCTGTGTAGCCAACATGGTGTGGCTGCCGACATCGCTGAAGGGCTTCACCGACACGCTGCCCGAGGTCAAGGCCATGCTAAGGGTTTGCGCCTTTCACCTCTACGGATGGGCTTGCGAGCATCCTTCGGTCGCCGACCAAGCCAACAAGGTGAGAGCTGGCTGGATTCAAGAAGGCTATCCGAAGAGCTGGCCGAGCCCTGATCGCCGGGGTGTACTGCCGCCAGGCACGGCTCCGTTCAGCGCGCGGATCGAGCGGGAGATCGCCAAGCGCAAGCAGAGGATCAAGGCCGACATCGCGAACGCGGCCTTTCTGCACTATCCAAAGGACGATGTGGAGGAAGTGCTGAGATTCTGGAAGATCGAATTGAGCTAGGCGGCGCTCACGCGCCGCCTTTGCCGAATTTCCAGACCGGAATGCCGAGCTTGCGAGCCTTGTCGGCGAGGTTGTCCTGAATGCCGGTGCCCGGGAAGTGCATGACGCCGATCGGCAGGATCTGCAGTAATTGATCGTTGCGTTTGAAAGGCGCTGCTTTGGCGTGTTTCGTCCAGTCGGGCTTAAAAGCGACCTGTGGCACTTTTCGATGGTCGGCCCAGCGGGCAGCGATGCGCTCGGCGCCCTTCGGCGACCCGCCATGCAGTAGCACCATGTCGGGATGCTTGGCGTGGGCCTGGTCGAGCTTGGCCCAGATGAGCCGGTGATCGTTGAAGTCGAGACCGCCAGTGAGGGCGATCTTCGGACCTGCCGGTAGCATCACTTCGGTTTCGGCACGCCGCTTGGCGGCGAGAAAATCGCGACTGTCGATCATGGCCGAGGTCATGGTGCGGTGGTTGACCATCGATCCGCTGTGCGGTCGCCA encodes:
- a CDS encoding DUF2493 domain-containing protein, producing MTSDRDDFEPHHASSPTDHVLTELQLYGFRPFQDELDPRPLPEGNAVAGAIADIFDALIVTLQDTRLEPDLDDLLWSTVNLFHRATGRIERELDDNEQAQRRSQREQDGSEVKSVELERLTAEGQTLIERRDAFELMRDQAAEHFERDTGSSWRPHSGSMVNHRTMTSAMIDSRDFLAAKRRAETEVMLPAGPKIALTGGLDFNDHRLIWAKLDQAHAKHPDMVLLHGGSPKGAERIAARWADHRKVPQVAFKPDWTKHAKAAPFKRNDQLLQILPIGVMHFPGTGIQDNLADKARKLGIPVWKFGKGGA